The following coding sequences lie in one Microvirga sp. 17 mud 1-3 genomic window:
- a CDS encoding ABC transporter permease, whose product MTVFIIRRLSQSLLVLFITSIIVFAGIYAIGNPVDILIAGDASPAEREQAIRALGLDRSLIEQYGTFIWNALHGDLGRSFVFNQPSIDLILNRMPATLELAFVALALSLVLGIPLGLWAGLKPGTAVDETVMTGSILGFSLPNFWQGMMLIMIFSVWLGWLPSTGRGEVGSLFGIRTSLATWSGVMHLILPALNLALFKISLVIRLTRSGVRETMPLDFVKFARAKGLSERRIVSVHVLKNIMIPIVTVVGVEFGSLIAFAIVTETIFAWPGMGKLLIDSIMRLDRPVVVAYLLVVVTLFIVINFVVDILYSLLDPRIRLGSAS is encoded by the coding sequence ATGACTGTTTTCATTATTAGACGACTTTCGCAAAGTCTGCTGGTTCTCTTCATCACGTCGATCATCGTCTTCGCGGGCATCTACGCCATCGGCAATCCGGTCGACATCCTGATCGCCGGCGATGCCTCGCCCGCCGAGCGGGAGCAGGCGATCCGGGCGCTCGGGCTCGACCGGTCCCTCATCGAGCAATACGGCACCTTCATCTGGAACGCCCTTCATGGCGATCTGGGCCGCTCCTTCGTGTTCAACCAGCCTTCCATCGACCTCATCCTCAACCGGATGCCGGCGACGCTCGAACTCGCCTTCGTGGCACTCGCGCTCTCGCTTGTCCTGGGCATCCCGCTGGGCCTCTGGGCCGGTTTGAAGCCCGGCACGGCCGTGGACGAAACCGTCATGACCGGTTCGATCCTCGGCTTCAGCCTGCCGAATTTCTGGCAGGGCATGATGCTCATCATGATCTTCTCGGTCTGGCTGGGATGGCTGCCGTCCACGGGCCGCGGCGAGGTCGGGAGCCTTTTCGGCATCAGGACGAGCCTCGCGACCTGGTCCGGCGTGATGCATCTCATCCTGCCGGCGCTCAATCTCGCGCTCTTCAAGATTTCGCTCGTCATCCGCCTCACGCGCAGCGGCGTGCGGGAAACCATGCCGCTCGACTTCGTGAAGTTCGCGCGGGCCAAGGGGCTCTCGGAGCGCCGGATCGTTTCGGTGCATGTGCTCAAGAACATCATGATCCCCATTGTCACGGTGGTCGGCGTCGAGTTCGGCAGCCTCATCGCGTTCGCGATCGTGACCGAGACGATCTTCGCCTGGCCGGGAATGGGCAAGCTGCTGATCGACTCGATCATGCGCCTCGACCGGCCGGTGGTGGTGGCCTACCTGCTCGTCGTCGTCACCCTGTTCATCGTCATCAACTTCGTGGTCGACATTCTCTATTCGCTGCTCGACCCGCGGATCCGGCTGGGGAGCGCATCATGA